cgtttttaaaaattttattattcataaatttgatattcaaaatattatttcaactttttaataataatgataacactggtcaacaaatttgaattttgccacaagaaccaagatatacttttctaaaggtttttgggttgctgaactcgaatccgcaatcagaaaaattctattagcctccgtttttcaaatataaccgttataaaaaaaaaccttttttttgtattttctgacttcagattagAGTTCATCAGCACATAAAAAAACctatatagaaaagtatattttcgtTCTTGtagcaaaaaccttgttgactaGTGTAATTGATGTTAATATTCTTGAGTGACTAAATTTTCTTAGTTTGTTATCATACCTATTTTTCTAAACACCCCTTAAGTTCCACCATAAAATTCAAGTCAAATCCAAAGTCATCATCATTTTCATAACTTTTATCATCTTGATCCATCTCCATATAATCTGCAACAATGCATAATTCAATGCAAGTGCGGGAAACCAGAACAACATCGTGTTCCTTTTTAAAGATTCACACAAAGACACGGTTCGATGAAATTCTCAGATATCGACTTGATAGATactaaaagttataaaaaaatagtagaaGCCATCGAGATGTAGGAGGCAAAAATATCAGCATTTTATCTTGTTGCAATGCAATACGGGTATAAAATGCTAGTTGAAAATTCCTTtcgtgttttttcaaaaaaaaatacgggCACACATGTTGTATATACGGTATCTAAACTCTTTAGCTTGACTCGCGAGCTCCTGAGGTGGTAGCAACTAGCAGCAGCGTACAACATCTCTCCTCGAAACATACAACAACTACAGTTTGTTGTTTGCTAGCAATTTTTGTTGAAGAATTCGACCTGATATATACCTGGCAACGGCTTCTGTTCCTGTTGTTGCAACATGGCTGCATGGTTCCCGTTGATGGTGGTACTTTGTGATCTCTGGACACGTAACGTATattatgataataaaatattattcctCACCATACATCATTGGATTCGGATTGGGTTGGGACTGAGGATGATGATGGGAATGTATAGTTTTTCATCCTTCGATCAATGATGGCTCTGATGGCTACTTTTGTGGTTATGGTTCATTTGGTAAGACTTTTTGATTCGGGTGATGGCTTTTAAAAGTTCTTAGGAAGGACAGTCTTGTTATATGTTGCAACTTATTATTATGCTAATCAGTTTTTTTAAGCTTCCTATTGAATTGTATCTGATTTGACTTTGCTTTTAAAAATCACATCTCAAAGGCTTAAGGGAATTTCTATTTTTGTGTTCCAGTCCAAGAATTATGTGTTCCTTATGAATTAGAATTTACTCTAACTGTTCTTCTTTCTTTACAGCTGACAAAATTCGACTGAAAAAATGGCTCTTCCTTACTATTATCCACCATCTGTTCCTCTGGGACCTGGAGTTGCTTCTATGTCATCTGAAAGGGTCACTCAAATTTACCAACAACATAACCTTCAAACAATGGCTTATTTACAGAACGTTCAATATTTTCCTCCGATTCGTTACAATTTTACACCAATTCCATTTAAACCTTATTATACAGCACCAATTAATAGTTTGTTGAAACCACCAACTTGCTACCCGGATAACCTGCCATTTCCTCAGACAGTTCCGAATATGGCTTATCCAGTAGCACCTGTGCCGTTTAGACCTGTACATTATACTCCAACAGCTCCGAGCTTTCAATCTCAGCTTAGACAAGTTGTGAAACGTGTAGCTGAATCTGATGCTCGAATGAAAGCTGAATCGAAAAGACTGAAGGCTAGTGAAAGTGAGTTTAGACCTGTAAGTTCAAATGGATCATTGGACAATAAAAGACCCTCAGATTTGATAGTAATATCTGATGACGAAATTCCAACACCAATTTTGGAATCACAAAAACCCCTCTATGTTGGAAATAACCCCACTGTTATTCCAGATCCTGCCTACGAACAACAACTTTTACAGCAACCAGGACTTGGGCAGCAGTATATTACGAAAATTCGAAAACTTGTCGAAGGATTTCCTGAGACGGTTGAAATTAAGAAAAGTCCATCGAACAAATCTTctacaaaagagaaaaaagttcGTCAAAAGTGCACCAAAACCAAAGAAACTATTTCTAAAAAGAAGACAACTCCTGAACCTAGTGAACCATCAAATGAATCAAATTCAATGCCAATCACTTGGCAAATTGATTACAACTCACAAGACAAGGATCATGTGGTTTTAGGATCAAATGGGACATTAATATCAAGAACTTTCTACGAAACTATTCCATGGAATAGTTTTAAGTTGAGTACCAGAATTTTAGTGCAGTACTATTTTACTCCGTTTGCCTTGGCAACACAAAAGATAAACGGGGACAATCAATTGGATAAAAATATCATTGATGATATTGTGAATCATATTATGGTCAAATGTGGAGTTGGAAGAGTTTCGGTTAGACATAAAATTGAATGGATATGCGCTGATGAGGCTCTTAAGAGAAAACAAAAGGTTGAAGAATTATgttgaaaactttaatttttattgttgtaatatttgacattttaatgttatcgtttgatttttgaattcgtttcaagaatatttaaaaaaaaagaaatttttgtaaaattttcctttaattatctaaaaatgtaatgataatttttttttgttaagcaaAAATCAAATAAGCAAGTATAACTCgcacaaaaattattaatattcgttattaaataaattatagttAATTACTGTAAGTGATTTTAACTGATAACTGATTCGTAAGATTTTTAACTACCTACAtgctttcaaaaaaataatatattttcgtATTGTATATGTGTacctaagtttaaaaatttcgtttttgatGTGTGTAATGTATAAAATCACAAatcggttgtttttttttatagaaatgcaATTGTTATaagatatataaaatttaaatataacttAAGTTGACTAAATATATTTTGTACTTAATAAATTGTGGTTTACAGAAATATAACTGTTATAAGCAAAAACTTAAACCTAATATAGGTTTTAAGAACTCTATTATTTAATGAacacaatttcaaaaacaatttcaattttctgttgttttttttttcacaattgatAGCTATGTTGTAAtcttaaaaaaaggtttttaattaattaattttttgaaattaaaaattttagaatacaaattttctatattatttatttatttatttttgacgtgataacgtcttataaatcgatgaatcaTGGCAGccacaatggtattgaaaaaaattctaaaaaaaatttcaaaaccaagctactaatggttttctaaaactaaaacatgaggtagacctttgacaaagtagtgattataggtatagtggatttttttttgacaatttgaaaaacgtcattcgaaagataataaaaaaaaagttaggagtctgatacggatttttttttaagtctctgagtttcgaaatatgaatttttgaaaaaaacctatGTACTTatattggggtatttttgggtgagttttaattttttttttttttttgtagcattcaaataatctcaagcttatagaacatgtagtttATGACTGTGcccatacatgtgcaaaaaattggtatttcaaaatggttttttttttaccttttttaaccgttttttatttttatcttttttttcttcaacagataaataaatgaaatttatattgtagatattGTAGATagacaggttctatcttttgatctaaagcaaaaacaaatttgatttatctttattgagcatcctgataatgtaacctttcatttggtatatcacacataactgttcatttactacaagttacacaatgtcaaattaaaaaacttgcgaaatacctcaaaacacctgtggagatctgttgatcatgcaCAGCGTGGGAAAttccgtaatctcagtttggaatttcgacatggttggctttaaaaaattctaactttttttctaggaatcgcagaaataaaattgaaacgtcatatgaaagatgAAATtctaagctttcacatgatataaaattttgtatatattgttaaattatatgtttttttttttgcttttttttgatgaaaattgatcgagttgaaaaaattctaactcttttttgagatgcctaatagacatgatcgatatatatattttgagctgaagcaataagctttcaggtgttataaaatttattataggttgttaaatcaaaaaaatgaatttttggatgatggaaatgactgtttcacttttttcataagaaatgattgtttttaataaattattttaatattttttgcgcattgtaaaaatttaaaaatggttttattatttagaagaaatatttggctttttaatggtataattttttttgtaagcttttaaaataaaaaaattaatataatgagaaaagaaaaaaggtaatttatttttagctttttcttgtaaatttttattaaattattaaatttgacCGAAGCAtacactttcaaaaatatacattaTTTAGTTATTAAAGTCCAGAATTAGCAAGTTTCTTGTATAGTCTAGGCAAATGGTATACTGGCAATCTTCagaaattatttgaaatgaaaacttaaaggttatgaaataaaattctaaaGTCATATAAACGATTTAAAAATATGGAATTGGTACAAAACTACACAGACataaaatttcgttgaaatattAGTTGCAATTATTTTACTTGAAGCACAAAAACTAAATTATGAAGAAATATGATATGTTATTACTTCATAAAGGAAAAtgaagctattttttttaattgattttcgaAATACCGctcagtcacaaaagtaagtatacctATAAAGGCTGTACCTATGCCCTTACTTTGCTAAACCAAGACCtaacagatttttgaaaaaaaaaaaaaatcaaatttaagaaaacactttctggattttcattttttatatctttttttttcaaaattatgaccatataaaaaaaaacttttatcaaagaaaaattgttaaaaaaaaaattaaaagtatgatatttaccaaacttttataataataataataataatttaactatatgcctgtaagacctaaggtcttttaaatgcaactgcacggcactagttagaaggaatagaaagataggaaagattttttgttggtacagtgaattgagaataagatgattattatctcatatagtcccactttttgtactaatccagtaactagacattattatattttaattaagccatcgaaacctataAAAAGCTATAAGAATTCGTGCACCTAAAAAGtccaaaaaccataaaaaaaaattatgaatttattttcattattttagttttctgttttcttttcttataaCTTCAGCCAGACCACGGGCAATATTTTTTAGGTTaacgaattttatcaaattcCACTAGAAATGTTAAAATTCACAGTATGTTTAtgatcaaattttaataaatctcGGTAATCatc
This DNA window, taken from Episyrphus balteatus chromosome 2, idEpiBalt1.1, whole genome shotgun sequence, encodes the following:
- the LOC129911713 gene encoding uncharacterized protein LOC129911713, giving the protein MALPYYYPPSVPLGPGVASMSSERVTQIYQQHNLQTMAYLQNVQYFPPIRYNFTPIPFKPYYTAPINSLLKPPTCYPDNLPFPQTVPNMAYPVAPVPFRPVHYTPTAPSFQSQLRQVVKRVAESDARMKAESKRLKASESEFRPVSSNGSLDNKRPSDLIVISDDEIPTPILESQKPLYVGNNPTVIPDPAYEQQLLQQPGLGQQYITKIRKLVEGFPETVEIKKSPSNKSSTKEKKVRQKCTKTKETISKKKTTPEPSEPSNESNSMPITWQIDYNSQDKDHVVLGSNGTLISRTFYETIPWNSFKLSTRILVQYYFTPFALATQKINGDNQLDKNIIDDIVNHIMVKCGVGRVSVRHKIEWICADEALKRKQKVEELC